The sequence below is a genomic window from Bos javanicus breed banteng chromosome 5, ARS-OSU_banteng_1.0, whole genome shotgun sequence.
aagccggctctttcactctcccccttcaccctcatcaagaggctctttgattACCAAAGCTAATCAGCACCAAATCATGATCTTTCACTGTTATATTGTTTTCTTGTGGAtcaatattttctgaaaactCTTCAGTAGAATCTTAGTCcatgaaaaaatgagaaaggtGAGAAAGGGTGGGGTTAGAGGTCCCTGTGATCTCTAGTCTCagtgaagagaaaacaaaacagaagacacaTAAGAATCATTCTAATGACCTGCTAAAGTGCTATTAATGGCTCCTAGTCCCTTTGAGAATTCAGATAGTACAATTTTAACATAAACTTTGACAAAAGCTTAGAAATATGCTTGAATTCTTAATTTGTTTGTCTAAGAAAATTAGGGTTTTGAAATTTACTGTAAGTAATGTAGAATTCCAAATAGAAATCCCTAGAAACTCTAGGGATCTTATATGTTATATGAAAGTGGTGGAAAAATATTTCTCCATTGTCTGGTCATCCTATCAAACAATATGGTCAAATACTGAGGCAATCACAGAGTTGAATGGCTTTCTATCTCAATATCTTTTCTACACTAATAATCAGTAAAGACTGGTTGAACAGGAGATTCCATTCTTTCTTTAGAGCATATTTTAAAGGTTTCCATCCTCCGTCTCATCCAATATTTTCATCCCATTGTATTCCCAATTAGTATAATAAATATCACTTTCATCAGCCACACCTTACTGTCTGCTAACCTTTCCCGTGAAGTGTGTGTCCATGTAggcagtacacacacacacacccacacacacacacacacacacacctcaagcAGGATTCTATGAATACTTTTTGCTCaccttgtaattaaaaaaaaaaaatgactggacATACAATATATGTAGAGACCATACAGTGGTTAAAAATACAGAGTTGAGAGTCTGCCTTGTGGTGCAAAGGATACCAGCttgacccctggtccgggaagaccccacaggcagccaagcaactaagcccatgcacaactaCTGCAgtacctgtgctctagagccagtgctccacaagagaagaccctgcaATCAGAATCTTGCCCACCACAGTGAGGAAtagctcctgcttgctgcaatCAGAGAAAGCCCagatgcagcaatgaagacccagcacagccataaataactacataaataaaagtttttaaatatatatagctcAAACCTGACTGCCTAAATTTGATGGCTGCCTCCACTGCATACTAGATGCATGACATTTGACAAGTTTCTTCACATCTCTGTCACagctttatcaaataaaaaatgaagataatgaggATAAATACCTCATAGTTTTGTTgtgtggattaaatgagttaatttacAGCAAGTGCTTAAAAAGATTCCAGAACAGAATAAGTCTTTAAACAATGTTAGCTTTCATAATGGTGATGAAGATAAGGATAATGGCAATGGTGATAATTCTGCTGACGATGATAATAAAGACATAAAATCGGGAGATCTCTACCATCAACTTTTATCATCAACCCTGAGGTACACCTTTTATCCTCTTGGGACCTAATTTATGGTCTACAAAATAAGTGACTTgtgttgtcatttaaaaaatctaagagagaatacattttttaaaagtagctagcttcagtccttccctggcggtccagtggttacgacactgctcttccagtgcaggggatgcaagtcTGATCCTtcatcagggagctaagatcctacatgccacatgatgtggccagaaaaaaaaataaaagtcatcttaTTAAAAAAGACTACACACCTTTAAAAAACAGTAGTTTCAAATTTTTTTGTTACAAATTTTCTAAGTTTAAGACGTGAACCAAAGGAGAAATGAAGTAGATtttttaggaaaaacaaaacaaaacaaaaactctgttACCTAAAACATCGcgaattctttttctgttttcacagCTTCCAGCAGAAAGTGCATCCCTACTCCTCTGGTTGttgcttctctctcctttttgacCAGTGTCATCATCTTTTCCAAAAGTGGAGCATAAAGGAAGCTTGCGGTTTTGCCTCTCCTGTCCTGTTTTGCTTTATTCCCATAAAAGCACCCTGAATACCCATAGAGAATCAATCTGCCGAGCTATCAACTGATATAGAACTGGCTCAGTCCACTGCCTATGAGTAGGCCTGTAAGTATATTTCTTCTCCATGGATACAAGGAGTCATGTTGGATAGAAGATGACTCATTTGGAGCCTGTGAGATACAATTAGTGTACTTTATTGGAATTTGGGCTGGGAATGGGGTAGTGGCCTTTTTTATTTTAGCGGAGATTAGTGAAAGCAGAATATGAACCTAGAGCCCCTAGCAGCTCTCTTGCAAACGAAAATAGAGAGTCTACCTTCCAAGCTAACACAATGAAAGAGGAGTggcagaatgaaaagaaagtgaatccTGATGACAGTCTATGTGCACCTAGATCCAACTGTCTGAAACTGGATACCCTGAGTTTTTCATCACATAAATCGATAAATTATATTTCTGCCTTAATAATTTGAGTTAAACTTTCTGTCTCAGTTGAAGGAATTTTATGATAAATACAAAGACTTTCCCTAATTTTTTATTTAGCAATACTAAATATTAGGATAACATCAGAAATActtgagctcctctgtccacggaattctccaggtaaaaatactagagtgggttgccattctcttctccaggggatcttgccaacccagggactgaatctgggtctcctgcattgcaggcagattctttactgtttgagccaccaggaaagcccaaatatTAGGAAAACATCAGAGATACCTGAGTTAGCAAAGGACAAATTCTTCATTAAAGAATTTGATGAGCCCCAAGGACACATTAAATGTgtgaattttctttaaagatttttttcccccactctcaagcaattttattattttttagagaatTTTATCAGCATTCAAGACCAAACTAGTGTAGTCTTGTTAtcaaccagggttcttggccatCCCCAATCAACAGAAATTGTCTAGagaccagacaagaaattcaggcaaggctttactgggcttccctggtggctcagacagtaaagcgtctgacgggggagcctggtgggctgcagtctatggggtcgcacagagtaggacacgactgaagcaatttagcaacagcagcagcagcagcaatgcaggaaacccggatttgatccctgggtcacgaagatcccttgaagaaggaaatggcaatccactccagtactcttgcctagaaaattccaaggacagaggagcctggtgggctacagtccatggggtcacaaagagtcggacaggccctcactttcactttattgggACCCAGGCTGCagcaggaggaaagtgaaagaaagtgaagttgctcagttgtgtccgactctttgcgacccgttggactgtagcccaccaggctcctcagtccatgggattctccaggccagggagtgggttgccatttccttctcctggggatcttcctcaccgagggatcgaacctgggcctgggtctcccgcattgcaggcagatgctttaacctctgaaccacccgGGGAAGCAGCAGAAGGAACCTGGGAGCAAACAACAGGCTCCCTTGATTGCTTGCTCCctgagggaggggaagggcaaGCCTGTTTCTTgtgtggggtgagggtaggggtgtgtccaCCCGTCAGGccagaggggtggcttaggtgtttTGTCCACTCCGTAGGTGGTGGTGTGTGCAGGGGGCTTGTGCAGTACCGTTTTTGCTCAGGGCTCTTCAGATGCGGCAGTTGGGTTTTTGGTCTCTCTGTATCTTTTGGGTCCAGAATTTATACCACCTACACATGCACACAGTTATTTGTAGTCCCATAcagtttctttgcattttgttgcTCGAAGAGAGGTGTGTCCAGGTCCAAGTACTGCAGGACTGTAGCAAAGGAtctcaggtcccagcctgtctcagtcTCAGATGGGAGAAAACACAGAAACCcgagaaataaaagggaaagttAATGAAAGATGGCAGTGGAATCGTACTCACTGCCTGTAATGGGGTGTTGCACACACATTTCTTCTAAACTATTACAAAAGTTAGAATTTAAACTCATATGTTAATTTACAGAAGACTTTGTGGCAAATTGGATTTTAAGCCTTCATTGCAAATTTAAGCACATATGCTAAGAATGCAAGTATATGTGTGTGAAGATAAAGTAAAACATCTAATTACCCAGCAAATATCAAAGATATATTGAATCCCCATTATGTGCAAACAATTAGgttttaaaaaactgcaaatcAAACTTCCCAGCTAAGAATGTTCTCCGACTCTTCTTTCGGAGAGTAGACAAGATAAGTGGGTTGATGGGGAATCTCTAGGTCTCTAAAGACCCTACTAATTGAGCTAAATGGGGTGAAGATGAAACCTAGCTCCATACCCATGAATTTTGAAAGTCCAGGCTGCTTAGTTCCTCTGAGATATAGATGAAAAGCaagcatttatatttttgaaagagaaaatgggatttaagatttttaaacaagaaaatatttaaatgaggaAAGATCTGGTATTCTCAGAAAGTAAAATTCCAAAAGAGAACTAGAgttaattgcttttaaaataaatagctaattCCAtacttcttaaaaagaaaaaaatatattagtgCCCTTAATTGCCTTTCTTGTCCTTCACAAAGTTCCTATTAGATATAAAGGGAAATATGGCAATCTTGAGAGCATACACTCATTTGCAGTTCATGAGAACCCAAGACTTTATGGCAGGCAAATGGatctgtcttttttcccccaattcaaTCAAGCACATCTCAGAAACCTTATTTCTGTTTTGGTCAAGTAACAAGTTGTAggtctttgtgtgtatgtgttagtctgtgtgtctgtgtgtgtctgtatgtccgtataaaatgttactttcatttttcaaccTCTACTATCTCCTCATCATAAGACTTTAGTAGGAAACAAAGACTGACTCATCTGCTTTGGTCTTATTCACATAGGCAAGAAAATTCTATTACTCCTCATTCAGTATTCTTTTTTACTTCTGGATAAATCATATCAAAGGTATTTAGTGATGGCTTATGATAGGGgatttcccgggtggctcagatggtaaagcgtctgcctacaatgcgggagacgcaggttcaatccctgggtcgggaagatgctctggagaaggaaacggcaacccactccaatactcttgcctggaaaatcccatggatggaggagcatggtaggctacagtccatgaggtcgcagagttggacacgactgagcgacttcactttcactttcacaatgatAGACAAGCCACTGAAGTGTACAGAAATTGGTATATGGATGACAAAAATAGAGAAGTTGTTTCCTAGGGTCTGAACAATATTATTTagttataacatatatatttacctAGACTTTGCACTGTAGAAACCAGAAATAGAATTACTAAGAGTAGAAATTAATTGAAGGTTATTTCAATTATGCTTTAAGATGAAATACAATGTTTAGAAATATCCTCAAATGTAATATCATACTTGATTTTTTTGCACaatatattcttttctggaaCCACCATTATAAGcaggattgctttggttatttatttttatttgaataaagcAAAACTTGAGGTACATGGTTTGCCAGGTGACTCTTTGAATTCGTGTCCCAGTAGACCACATATTTGGCACTGAGGGTCTTAGGGAGTACTATGAAAACTTGCATGGTTTGAATTGGTTTTCTGACCAGCACGAACACTTCTGTTGCACTCATACTAGTTCCTGGGTTTCTTAAACACAGAAAACTTGGTTTCCATAGCTTTTATGGCTTTTTGGAGGACCTCTAAGATTGGTCCCATAGTTTTGACAATTTGTTCCATTTGATCTGCAGCTGACTTAATAGTATACTTAGCATTCTCAATGTTGAGTACATCCTGCAACTTTTTCAAGGCATCTATTGTAGTGGCTTTGGATGGACCTGGACTTTTCTCAGATGTGGTGGCATCTGATTGTTCTTTCCTGTAGAAGTCACTTAATTGGAGATTCATGATGGGATATTTCATCAAGAGTAAAAGAGAAGATTCCAAACTCTCAAGAATGTTACCACTATTCAGCACAGAGGCAATGATAGGTGACTGGAcatttttgaacatttctttggtTGACTGTTGCAACTCCCTTATATTGTTACTCTTCTCAACCATAGAGAACATAGCTGTTGCAATCTTGGAACTTAGAGGTTCACTTTGCATTGGGTCCTGTTTGGCCACCACCACAGACTGCATCTCCTtaaaaattttgagcatttgtTCAAAGACATCCTTCACATTACCATCTTCTTTCACAGTCATCAAGAGGATCTGAGTGCTCATACTGCTGTTGAACAATTTGGTGAGTGCATTTGTGAAGGAAGCAAGATCTTGCATGTGAAAGAAGAATGTTTTGGCAGCTTGAATGAACCTCTCTTTATCCTTTTCTGATTCTGAAGACATTTCTCCAGCAGAAAGGTTTCAGCACTGTAAAACAAGGAGGAATCCAAATAAATGCATGTGTCAACCATAAGGAGACTGAAAGTATAATTTAAACATGAGGATAACTCCTGTCAAAGGTTGGAAGGCTATACAAGCATAAACGATcttgtactttaataaaaatagcaacaaaaataattaaagcagAGTAGAATAGGGATTTTCATAAACTTTAAATCACATATTAAATATTGCATGCTAGATCCCGTATTGGATATGCTGACCTATGGATACTCAGGCATTACCCTCAGTAATCATCCAGTCTAGTGGGAAAGATTGGATAAAGCATTAAAGATTACATAGAGGGACTCTAGTTCCAGTTAAAACAGAGCAAGTACTCtcgatccactggagaagggcatggcaacccactctaatattcttgcctggagaatcccatggacagaggagcctggtgggctacagtccatgggg
It includes:
- the C5H12orf60 gene encoding uncharacterized protein C12orf60 homolog — encoded protein: MSSESEKDKERFIQAAKTFFFHMQDLASFTNALTKLFNSSMSTQILLMTVKEDGNVKDVFEQMLKIFKEMQSVVVAKQDPMQSEPLSSKIATAMFSMVEKSNNIRELQQSTKEMFKNVQSPIIASVLNSGNILESLESSLLLLMKYPIMNLQLSDFYRKEQSDATTSEKSPGPSKATTIDALKKLQDVLNIENAKYTIKSAADQMEQIVKTMGPILEVLQKAIKAMETKFSVFKKPRN